A genomic segment from Gossypium hirsutum isolate 1008001.06 chromosome D04, Gossypium_hirsutum_v2.1, whole genome shotgun sequence encodes:
- the LOC107899768 gene encoding protein MAEA homolog — MEIDPLPNGSGSNAATSPETAATTTAITVTSNTAPSSKLSHLTESLKLEHQFLRVPFEHFKKTIRTNHRTVEKEVSAVISSVTDVADSDEISKDDAILSLTSLVSRLQGIKRKLEEGSHAENLQAHRCRARLDHLDSADAENLSEWNNVRLKRVLVDYMSRMSYYDSAMKLAESSNIQELVDIDVFQEAKKVIDGLRNQEVGPALAWCADNKSRLKKSKSKFEFQLRLQEFVELVRAENYMRAISYARRYLSPWGATHLKEFQRVMATLAVRSHTECAKYKVLFEPKQWDFLVDQFKQEFCRLYGMTLEPLLLIYLQVGLSALKTPYCYEDDCTKEDPLSQDSFRKLAMPLPYSKQHHSKLVCYITKELMDTENPPQVLPNGYVYSTKALKEMAEKNNGKITCPRTGLVCSYSDLVKAYIS; from the exons ATGGAAATCGATCCACTTCCAAACGGTAGCGGTTCGAATGCCGCAACAAGCCCCGAAACCGCAGCAACGACAACCGCAATTACCGTCACATCGAACACGGCGCCGTCCTCGAAACTGAGCCATCTAACGGAATCGTTAAAATTAGAGCACCAATTCTTGCGTGTTCCTTTTGAACATTTCAAGAAAACAATCCGAACCAATCACCGAACAGTCGAGAAAGAAGTCTCTGCCGTTATTTCAAGCGTCACTGACGTGGCTGACTCCGACGAAATATCCAAAGACGATGCCATTTTGAGTCTCACTTCCCTTGTTTCCCGTTTGCAGGGCATCAAGCGCAAG TTGGAAGAGGGGAGTCATGCAGAGAACTTGCAAGCTCATAGGTGCCGTGCTCGTCTTGATCACTTAGATTCAGCGGATGCTGAGAACCTTTCTGAATGGAATAATGTGCGATTGAAGCGGGTCCTTGTGGACTACATGTCGCGTATGTCATACTATGACTCTGCAATGAAGCTGGCAGAAAGTAGCAACATACAG GAACTTGTCGATATTGATGTTTTCCAAGAAGCTAAGAAGGTTATTGATGGCCTTAGAAATCAAGAGGTGGGTCCTGCCCTTGCCTGGTGTGCAGATAACAAATCAAGGTTGAAGAAATCCAAG AGCAAATTCGAGTTCCAGTTGAGACTTCAGGAATTCGTTGAATTGGTACGAGCTGAGAACTACATGCGCGCTATTTCGTACGCTCGAAGGTACCTTTCCCCATGGGGAGCAACTCATTTGAAAGAATTTCAACGAGTCATGGCAACTTTGGCCGTTAGAAGCCACACTGAATGTGCAAAATACAAG GTTTTGTTTGAACCTAAGCAGTGGGACTTCCTGGTGGATCAGTTTAAACAAGAATTCTGCAGGTTATATGGCATGACTCTGGAGCCATTGCTGCTTATTTATCTACAAGTGGGCTTGTCTGCTTTGAAAACTCC ATACTGTTACGAAGATGACTGCACCAAGGAGGACCCATTGTCACAGGACAGCTTCCGGAAGTTGGCCATGCCTTTGCCATATTCCAAGCAGCATCACTCGAAGCTTGTTTGCTACATAACCAAAGAGCTGATGGATACTGAAAACCCACCACAAGTCTTACCTAATGGCTATGTCTACAGCACTAAG GCTCTGAAAGAAATGGCTGAGAAAaacaatggtaaaattacatGTCCAAGAACAGGTCTGGTGTGCAGTTATTCAGATCTGGTTAAAGCATATATCTCATAA